A window of the Citrus sinensis cultivar Valencia sweet orange chromosome 9, DVS_A1.0, whole genome shotgun sequence genome harbors these coding sequences:
- the LOC102617753 gene encoding putative glucose-6-phosphate 1-epimerase — MSTEKFLPVEFCKGNNGLDKIVLRESRGSSAEVYLYGGHVTSWKNDHGEELLFVSSKATFKPPKAIRGGIPICFPQFASHGSLESHGFARNRFWSIDTDPPAFPTNSSSKAYIDLILRPSEEDLKIWPHSFEFRLRVALTPGGDLMLISRVRNTSTDGKPFSFTFAYHTYFSVSDISEVRVEGLETLDYLDNLQNKERFTEQGDAITFESEVDKIYLSTPTKIAILDHEKKRTFVIRKDGLPDAVVWNPWDKKAKAMADFGDDEYKHMLCVEAAAVEKPITLKPGEEWKGRLELSGVPSSYCSGQLDPQKVLSSS, encoded by the exons atgtcGACGGAGAAGTTTCTTCCAGTTGAGTTCTGCAAGGGCAATAACGGCCTCGACAAGATCGTTCTCCGCGAGTCACGCGGCAGCTCCGCTGAG GTGTATTTGTACGGGGGTCATGTGACGTCTTGGAAGAATGATCATGGAGAGGAATTGCTTTTTGTCAGTAGTAAG GCTACATTCAAGCCTCCCAAAGCGATTCGCGGAGGAATTCCAATCTGCTTTCCTCAG TTTGCAAGTCATGGCTCTCTGGAGTCGCATGGGTTTGCTAGAAATCGGTTTTGGAGTATTGACACTGACCCGCCTGCTTTTCCAACTAATTCCTCGAGTAAGGCTTATATTGATTTGATACTAAGGCCCTCGGAAGAAGATCTGAAGATCTGGCCTCACAG TTTTGAGTTCCGTCTCAGGGTAGCTTTGACTCCTGGTGGTGATCTGATGTTGATCTCTCGCGTTAGGAATACTAGCACTGATGGAAAGCCATTTTCGTTCACATTTGCATATCATACCTATTTCTCTGTTTCAGACATCAG TGAAGTTCGTGTTGAAGGATTGGAGACACTGGATTACCTCGACAACTTGCAGAATAAGGAGCGTTTTACTGAACAAGGGGATGCAATAACATTTGAATCAGAA GTGGACAAGATATACCTCAGTACTCCTACAAAGATTGCAATTCTGGATCATGAAAAGAAGAGAACGTTTGTCATTCGTAAAGATGGGCTTCCAGATGCTG TGGTGTGGAATCCATGGGATAAGAAAGCAAAAGCTATGGCTGATTTTGGGGATGATGAGTATAAGCATATGTTGTGCGTGGAGGCAGCTGCTGTTGAAAAACCGATTACATTGAAACCTGGGGAGGAGTGGAAAGGAAGGCTGGAACTTTCTGGTGTTCCGTCTAGTTATTGTAGTGGGCAACTTGATCCACAGAAAGTTCTCTCGAGCAGCTGA
- the LOC102617468 gene encoding peroxidase 16: METKSFFIILSSVVFSLIMTGASAQLREDFYRSTCPNVESLVRSAVTKKFTQTFVTAPATLRLFFHDCFVRGCDASVLLSSPNNRAEKDHPEDISLAGDGFDTVVKAKEAVDSDPQCRNKVSCADILALATRDVVSLAGGPFYKVELGRRDGRISTIASVQHRLPQPDFNLDQLNRMFSSHGLDQTDMIALSGAHTIGFSHCSRFSKRIYNFSPRNRIDPTLNFNYAMQLRGMCPVRVDPRIAIDMDPTTPRIFDNAYYKNLQQGKGLFTSDQILFSDGRSRDTVVRFASNKEAFNRAFISAITKLGRVGVKTGNQGEIRRDCALVN, encoded by the exons ATGGAAACTAAAAGCTTCTTCATTATTCTGTCATCTGTTGTTTTCTCTCTCATAATGACAGGTGCTTCTGCTCAACTTCGTGAAGACTTTTATAGAAGCACCTGCCCAAATGTAGAATCGCTTGTACGCTCGGCAGTCACCAAGAAGTTCACTCAGACCTTTGTCACAGCCCCAGCAACTCTTAGACTCTTTTTCCACGATTGCTTTGTCCGG GGATGTGATGCTTCAGTGCTGCTATCGTCGCCGAATAATCGGGCAGAGAAGGATCACCCAGAAGATATATCACTAGCTGGAGATGGATTTGATACTGTGGTCAAAGCTAAGGAAGCTGTTGATAGTGATCCTCAGTGCAGAAACAAAGTTTCATGTGCTGATATTTTAGCTCTTGCCACTAGAGATGTTGTTTCCTTG GCAGGGGGACCATTCTATAAAGTTGAATTGGGGAGGCGTGATGGCAGAATATCGACAATAGCAAGTGTTCAGCACAGACTTCCTCAACctgattttaatttagacCAACTCAACAGAATGTTCAGCTCACATGGTCTCGATCAAACGGACATGATTGCATTATCAG GTGCACATACGATAGGATTCTCTCACTGCAGTCGCTTCTCGAAAAGAATCTACAACTTCAGCCCCAGGAACAGAATCGATCCcactttaaatttcaattatgcaATGCAGCTGAGGGGCATGTGCCCTGTAAGAGTTGATCCTAGAATTGCCATTGACATGGACCCTACGACGCCTCGAATTTTCGACAATGCTTACTACAAGAATCTTCAGCAGGGAAAGGGTTTGTTTACGTCtgatcaaattttgttttctgatGGAAGATCAAGAGACACAGTTGTTCGATTTGCTTCCAACAAAGAAGCTTTTAATAGGGCCTTTATTTCTGCTATTACAAAGCTTGGACGTGTGGGAGTCAAGACAGGAAATCAAGGAGAAATTCGAAGGGATTGCGCGCTtgtgaactaa
- the LOC107176440 gene encoding uncharacterized protein LOC107176440, giving the protein MSLPEKIKIFIWRAAKNILPTAENLWRRKIVPQPECQICGISVETVGHALVECKSVHKIWKTTKFDAELKNIGGHDIIGILHELVKRVGKSDTELVVALLWVIWGVRNQRLFKGKREDPGIAAAKAEAVVESFRRIQSTGKMANIGTINLEDHLVGLGIVIRDANKNFLAAAIKNTRLHSGVTFAEAEAMNWGMKVAYDVGLANIIIESDSLEAVDYVNNRKSSRTEIQ; this is encoded by the exons ATGTCCTTAccagagaaaattaagatctTCATCTGGAGAGCAGCCAAAAACATACTTCCAACAGCTGAGAACTTATGGAGGAGGAAAATAGTGCCACAACCCGAATGCCAAATTTGTGGAATCAGCGTGGAAACTGTTGGTCATGCGTTAGTGGAGTGTAAATCTGTTCACAAAATCTGGAAAACTACCAAGTTTGATGCTGAGCTTAAAAACATTGGTGGCCATGACATTATTGGCATATTGCATGAGCTGGTGAAAAGAGTGGGGAAATCAGATACAGAGTTGGTGGTCGCTCTTCTATGGGTAATTTGGGGTGTACGAAATCAAAGATTGTTCAAAGGGAAGAGGGAGGACCCTGGCATAGCAGCAGCTAAGGCTGAGGCTGTTGTGGAGTCTTTTAGAAGGATCCAAAGTACTGGGAAAATGGCCAATATTGGAA CTATAAATCTGGAGGATCATTTAGTTGGGCTGGGAATTGTTATAAGGGATGCTAACAAGAATTTTTTGGCTGCTGCAATCAAGAATACAAGGCTGCACAGTGGCGTTACCTTTGCAGAAGCAGAGGCAATGAACTGGGGAATGAAAGTAGCTTATGATGTAGGGCTGGCAAACATAATCATTGAATCAGACTCTCTCGAAGCTGTAGATTATGTTAACAACAGGAAGAGCAGCAGAACAGAGATCCAGTGA